In the genome of Sorangium aterium, one region contains:
- a CDS encoding citrate synthase — MRDVAAPLASGLEGVVVAETRLSEVDGERGRLTLAGHDVEELAGGGGVTFEDMCGLLWGGTLPGAAERESLRRAIAEGRTRAFALLGRLGDALQASDGMDALRAAVAHLSADVPPAAIAGAVATFAAAWARRCAGEAPVAPDPALRLSADYLRMARGAAASEAEARELDTYLVTVSDHGMNASTFTARVVTSTGSDAISAVVAAIGALKGPLHGGAPGPVLDMLDAVAAKAGEGGAPLPGCAERWIQAELAAGRRIMGMGHRIYRVRDPRAAVLERAIERLGRTAGGAQSARLALAREVERAAEAALRARHPDRPLRANVEFYTAVLLDALGLPRALFAPTFAVGRVAGWCAHIDEQRRAGRLIRPSSRYIGGVPAAAAPPH; from the coding sequence ATGAGGGATGTGGCGGCGCCGCTCGCGAGCGGCCTGGAAGGCGTGGTGGTGGCGGAGACGCGGCTCTCGGAGGTGGACGGAGAGCGGGGGAGGCTCACCCTCGCGGGCCACGACGTCGAGGAGCTCGCCGGCGGCGGCGGGGTGACCTTCGAGGACATGTGCGGGCTGCTCTGGGGCGGCACGCTGCCCGGGGCGGCGGAGCGGGAGTCGCTCCGGCGAGCGATCGCCGAGGGGCGGACGAGGGCCTTCGCGCTGCTCGGGCGGCTCGGGGACGCGCTCCAGGCCAGCGACGGGATGGATGCGCTCCGCGCCGCGGTCGCGCACCTCTCGGCCGACGTCCCGCCTGCGGCGATCGCCGGGGCGGTCGCGACGTTCGCCGCGGCGTGGGCGCGGCGCTGCGCGGGGGAGGCGCCGGTCGCGCCCGATCCGGCGCTCCGGCTCTCGGCCGACTACCTGCGCATGGCGCGGGGGGCCGCGGCGAGCGAGGCCGAGGCGCGCGAGCTCGACACGTACCTCGTGACGGTCTCGGATCACGGCATGAACGCGTCCACCTTCACCGCGCGCGTTGTCACCTCGACGGGGTCGGACGCGATCTCGGCGGTGGTCGCGGCGATCGGCGCGCTGAAGGGGCCGCTCCACGGCGGCGCGCCCGGGCCGGTCCTCGACATGCTGGACGCGGTCGCGGCGAAGGCGGGCGAGGGCGGCGCGCCGCTGCCGGGCTGCGCCGAGCGCTGGATCCAGGCCGAGCTCGCCGCGGGCCGGCGGATCATGGGCATGGGCCACCGGATCTACCGGGTGAGGGATCCGCGGGCGGCGGTGCTCGAGCGGGCGATCGAGCGGCTCGGGCGGACGGCAGGCGGCGCGCAGAGCGCCCGGCTCGCGCTGGCGCGTGAGGTCGAGCGGGCGGCGGAGGCCGCGCTCCGCGCGCGGCATCCGGATCGCCCGCTGCGCGCGAACGTCGAGTTCTACACGGCGGTGCTGCTCGACGCGCTCGGGCTGCCACGCGCGCTCTTCGCGCCGACCTTCGCGGTGGGCAGGGTCGCCGGCTGGTGCGCGCACATCGACGAGCAACGGCGCGCGGGGCGGCTCATTCGCCCGAGCTCACGCTACATCGGGGGCGTCCCCGCAGCGGCAGCTCCGCCGCATTGA
- a CDS encoding recombinase A — translation MSSAALAAPLARDLLRHTLPEFEARAKTLPLGLREINDALPEGGLPRGGVVELAAPRGLGRSTSLALSACASAQAEARLRGTSATAGAWCAWIDPSGSLFAPAVARAQVDLSRLLVVRPPPEVLAKVAVRMAMSRAFAVLVIDVAGVPGAFGQGAGKGERSAPGAGRREEDLARWVNVVRKLALAIEGSDGTILLLTDRQAARPMPLPVAMRLELEQVAENRLMVRVAKDRRGRVTSPTPVVLGERPGDRAERTAGGEPRPALSRA, via the coding sequence ATGTCGTCCGCCGCTCTTGCCGCTCCGCTCGCCCGGGACCTCCTGCGCCATACCCTCCCCGAGTTCGAAGCGCGCGCCAAGACGCTCCCGCTCGGCCTGCGGGAAATCAACGACGCGCTCCCGGAAGGGGGGCTGCCGCGCGGGGGGGTGGTGGAGCTCGCCGCGCCGCGGGGGCTGGGGCGGTCCACCTCGCTCGCCCTCTCCGCGTGCGCGTCGGCGCAAGCGGAGGCGCGGCTGCGCGGGACGAGCGCGACGGCGGGGGCGTGGTGCGCGTGGATCGACCCGAGCGGCTCGCTCTTCGCGCCGGCGGTCGCGCGCGCGCAGGTCGATCTGAGCCGGCTGCTCGTGGTGCGGCCCCCGCCGGAGGTGCTCGCGAAGGTCGCGGTCCGGATGGCGATGAGCCGGGCGTTCGCGGTGCTCGTGATCGACGTGGCCGGGGTCCCGGGGGCCTTCGGCCAGGGCGCGGGGAAGGGGGAGCGGAGCGCGCCCGGGGCGGGGCGCCGCGAGGAGGACCTCGCGCGCTGGGTCAACGTGGTGCGCAAGCTCGCCCTGGCGATCGAGGGGAGCGACGGGACGATCCTGCTCCTCACCGATCGCCAGGCGGCGCGGCCGATGCCCTTGCCGGTCGCGATGCGGCTGGAGCTCGAGCAGGTCGCCGAGAACCGGTTGATGGTCCGCGTCGCCAAGGACCGCCGAGGGCGCGTGACCTCGCCGACGCCGGTGGTGCTCGGGGAGCGGCCCGGGGACAGGGCAGAGCGGACGGCGGGCGGCGAGCCGCGGCCCGCGCTGTCGCGGGCGTGA
- a CDS encoding Y-family DNA polymerase, producing MAVKRIVAIVLPQLACELVKQRGPVSPSGKAPLAVILGGDEERRAAAAPRPEREPQAPAAVIDVVDDEARRYGVRPGQKVVEAAALVAHLAIHRVTFAEIDAALGRVAEVALGLGATAAIQLGEQGAPRAGASRASRAPERAASEARSPWGDGPYDTVWLDITGASHLVGGEEALLGELGERVAALGHRARLAIADGPRLAQALARFGAHADGGGGAEAPIAPPGKGAQAIGPLPVQALPVEREVASFLVRLGVLRVEDLARLPRAQVAARLGPRTADVMELLAGRDPVPLLPFEVPRLLEEEVLFDEPIESAESLLFVLRGMTSRIASRLAARGEACGRLNVAIAYDRSIARLRLGEREDDGAAAALLEDDGRGPSLRFHVDMPVPLSDAGDLLRPLKAKLERIELAAPAVGVHVIASRIARARRVQLDLSRDRSVDPDSLPALLAELSAEIGQERVGILEIADAHRPEARSRLVPASGEAAMTRASAAARARAAADRGAAEQAEGADAPALEPARLLAQPIPLGRVGRGAIVAVDRHLYAIERLSFVMRIDAVEWWTPTPASRDYARAWLVSGSPSGKAAPARLGELRPPRDGASASSCGEAWIYVDRATGEAFLQGWCE from the coding sequence ATGGCGGTGAAGCGCATTGTGGCGATCGTGCTCCCGCAGCTCGCGTGCGAGCTGGTGAAGCAGCGTGGGCCGGTCTCGCCGAGCGGGAAGGCGCCGCTCGCGGTGATCCTCGGGGGCGACGAGGAGCGCCGCGCGGCGGCCGCGCCGCGGCCCGAGCGCGAGCCGCAGGCGCCGGCGGCGGTGATCGACGTGGTCGACGACGAGGCGAGGCGGTACGGGGTGAGGCCGGGGCAGAAGGTCGTCGAGGCGGCGGCGCTGGTCGCCCACCTTGCGATCCACCGGGTGACGTTCGCCGAGATCGACGCGGCGCTCGGCCGGGTCGCGGAAGTGGCGCTCGGGCTCGGGGCGACGGCGGCGATCCAGCTCGGCGAGCAGGGCGCCCCGCGCGCCGGCGCGTCGCGGGCGAGCCGCGCTCCCGAGCGCGCCGCGAGCGAGGCGAGGAGCCCCTGGGGCGACGGCCCGTACGACACGGTGTGGCTCGACATCACCGGGGCGTCGCACCTCGTCGGCGGCGAGGAGGCGCTGCTCGGCGAGCTCGGCGAGCGCGTCGCGGCGCTCGGCCACCGGGCGCGGCTCGCGATCGCCGACGGACCGCGGCTCGCGCAGGCGCTCGCGCGCTTCGGCGCGCACGCGGACGGCGGGGGAGGGGCGGAGGCCCCGATCGCGCCGCCGGGCAAGGGGGCGCAGGCGATCGGGCCCTTGCCGGTGCAGGCGCTCCCGGTCGAGCGCGAGGTGGCGAGCTTCCTCGTCCGGCTCGGCGTGCTCCGCGTCGAGGATCTCGCGCGCCTGCCGCGGGCGCAGGTGGCGGCGCGGCTGGGGCCGCGGACGGCCGACGTGATGGAGCTCCTCGCCGGGCGCGATCCCGTGCCGCTCCTGCCGTTCGAGGTGCCCCGGCTGCTCGAGGAGGAGGTGCTCTTCGACGAGCCGATCGAGAGCGCCGAGTCGCTCCTGTTCGTGCTGCGCGGCATGACGTCGCGGATCGCTTCGCGGCTCGCCGCGCGCGGGGAGGCGTGCGGGCGGCTCAACGTGGCGATCGCCTACGATCGCTCGATCGCGCGGCTCCGCCTCGGCGAGCGCGAGGACGACGGCGCCGCCGCGGCGCTCCTGGAAGACGACGGGCGCGGCCCTTCGCTGCGCTTCCACGTCGACATGCCGGTGCCCCTCTCGGACGCGGGCGATCTGCTCCGCCCGCTGAAGGCGAAGCTCGAGCGGATCGAGCTCGCGGCGCCCGCGGTGGGGGTCCACGTCATCGCCTCGCGCATCGCGCGGGCTCGTCGGGTGCAGCTCGATCTGTCGCGCGACCGGTCGGTCGATCCCGACAGCCTGCCGGCGCTCCTGGCCGAGCTCTCGGCGGAGATCGGCCAGGAGCGGGTGGGCATCCTGGAGATCGCCGACGCGCACCGCCCCGAGGCGCGCTCGCGGCTCGTGCCGGCTTCTGGCGAGGCGGCCATGACGCGCGCGTCCGCCGCGGCCCGCGCGCGCGCTGCGGCGGATCGGGGCGCGGCGGAGCAGGCGGAGGGCGCGGACGCGCCGGCGCTCGAGCCCGCGCGGCTCCTCGCGCAGCCGATCCCGCTCGGCCGGGTGGGGCGCGGGGCGATCGTGGCCGTCGATCGGCACCTCTACGCGATCGAGCGGCTCTCCTTCGTGATGCGGATCGACGCGGTGGAGTGGTGGACGCCCACGCCGGCGTCGCGCGATTACGCGCGCGCCTGGCTCGTCTCGGGCTCTCCGTCCGGCAAGGCCGCCCCGGCGCGCCTCGGCGAGCTGCGCCCTCCTCGAGACGGCGCGAGCGCGAGCTCCTGCGGCGAAGCGTGGATCTACGTCGACCGCGCGACGGGCGAGGCCTTCCTGCAGGGGTGGTGCGAGTGA